A region of Candidatus Roizmanbacteria bacterium DNA encodes the following proteins:
- a CDS encoding GatB/YqeY domain-containing protein, producing MIKQTIQADQIAAMKAHDTDKLQTLRYILAQIKNKEIEKREDLTNEEAVDVLRKENKKLQEAAEAFKQGGREDLAAENAKQAEIIAAYLPKELSDDELKAKVQEIIAQNEEMFKKNPNAMIGMCIGRLKSEAESSRIAAVVKSLQ from the coding sequence ATGATAAAACAAACAATACAGGCAGATCAGATCGCTGCAATGAAGGCTCACGATACCGACAAACTGCAGACCTTACGTTATATTTTAGCACAGATAAAAAACAAAGAAATCGAAAAGAGAGAAGATCTTACAAATGAAGAAGCAGTCGATGTCTTGAGAAAAGAAAACAAGAAACTGCAGGAAGCCGCTGAGGCTTTCAAACAAGGCGGACGCGAAGACTTGGCAGCAGAAAACGCCAAACAGGCAGAAATCATAGCAGCCTACCTTCCCAAAGAATTATCTGATGACGAACTGAAAGCAAAGGTACAGGAAATTATCGCGCAAAATGAAGAAATGTTTAAAAAGAATCCGAATGCCATGATCGGCATGTGCATCGGACGGCTGAAATCAGAAGCTGAATCTTCACGAATCGCAGCGGTCGTAAAATCTCTTCAATAA
- a CDS encoding ribonuclease H-like domain-containing protein, which produces MSKFPLILDLETKHTFREVDDPQKLGISVVAVYDYATEKGQVFTEQELNSLFPLLENASYIIGYNSRTFDLPVLQAYYPGKVDSLSQFDILDSIREKIGRRIGLNDVAFATLNEKKTGHGLMAIDYYKEGKWDELKKYCLDDVMVTKKLFDYGIENKEIFYMNEMGKVSIPVDWQKYMEDSGNDQTELTLPF; this is translated from the coding sequence ATGTCTAAGTTTCCGCTGATTCTTGATCTTGAGACAAAACACACGTTCCGCGAAGTTGATGATCCTCAGAAACTGGGGATATCGGTAGTTGCGGTTTATGATTATGCAACGGAAAAAGGACAGGTATTTACTGAGCAGGAACTGAATAGTCTCTTTCCGCTTCTGGAAAATGCATCATACATCATCGGCTACAATAGCCGGACTTTTGATCTTCCGGTCCTTCAGGCATACTATCCTGGGAAAGTGGATTCTCTTTCTCAATTTGATATTCTTGATTCGATCCGCGAGAAAATTGGACGTCGTATCGGTCTGAATGATGTAGCTTTTGCCACACTGAATGAGAAGAAAACCGGTCACGGTCTGATGGCAATTGACTACTACAAAGAAGGGAAGTGGGACGAGTTGAAAAAATACTGTCTTGACGATGTCATGGTGACAAAAAAGCTCTTTGATTACGGCATTGAGAACAAGGAAATCTTTTATATGAATGAAATGGGAAAAGTATCCATTCCGGTCGACTGGCAAAAGTATATGGAGGATTCAGGGAATGATCAGACCGAGCTCACGTTGCCTTTCTAG
- a CDS encoding recombinase family protein yields MKTAIFCRVSSKEQEETGYSLPAQEKFLREYAEKQGLEVGRVFAISESAAGKIQRKTFNEMLEFVRKKNICSIVVETTDRLTRNFSDVPTIDKWIMEDDQHQVHLAKEGCVLHNASRSHEWFMWRVKVATAEYYVRLLSENVKKGQKEKLAQGWIPTKPPLGYKTVGETGHKIHIIDEGSAPLVRKMFELYASGDYSIKRLAQTMYDEGMRSPQGNRLVNSRLHSLLRDPFYIGKIRWNDEIHEGKHQPLISKELFDKVQALLVSKTTPKYNKHDYLFKGMIRCAECDGLITWEMHRGHHYGHCNHYHACTQEGWVKEPEVEEQLLSGFDGLKLKNSRIVDWLKKALKESHQDEIEYHNSTVGELQARYEAIQKRMDKLYDDKLDEKITPDFYARKFKQYSEEKDEVAESMKRHSTASTGYLNLGINLYELSQRAREIYLQAKAKDMLDEQRALIRLVFGKLILNNGKLSWEYSKAFKILSEAVNETNCSKVDKIDDFENGKFEHHKKTDVAGQKGNLLPARPIWLPDVDSNHEP; encoded by the coding sequence ATGAAAACTGCCATATTCTGCCGTGTCAGCTCAAAAGAACAAGAGGAGACAGGCTACTCCTTACCAGCCCAGGAGAAGTTCCTCAGAGAGTATGCCGAAAAACAAGGCTTAGAGGTCGGCAGGGTATTTGCTATTTCCGAGTCGGCTGCAGGCAAAATTCAGCGAAAAACCTTCAATGAGATGCTTGAGTTTGTCAGAAAGAAAAATATCTGCTCCATCGTCGTTGAAACCACAGACAGGCTTACCAGAAACTTCTCCGATGTGCCAACCATCGACAAGTGGATCATGGAAGACGATCAACACCAAGTCCATTTGGCGAAAGAAGGCTGTGTGTTACACAACGCCTCCCGCTCTCACGAGTGGTTCATGTGGCGGGTAAAGGTAGCGACAGCCGAGTATTATGTCCGCTTGCTCTCCGAGAATGTAAAGAAAGGACAGAAAGAAAAGCTCGCCCAGGGTTGGATACCAACCAAGCCCCCACTAGGATATAAGACTGTTGGTGAGACTGGACACAAAATCCACATCATAGACGAAGGCTCAGCACCCCTAGTGAGGAAAATGTTTGAACTATACGCCTCTGGTGACTACTCGATAAAGAGGCTGGCGCAAACCATGTATGACGAGGGCATGCGCTCTCCACAAGGCAATAGGCTGGTTAATAGCCGTCTCCACTCCCTCTTACGAGATCCCTTTTACATCGGTAAAATAAGATGGAACGACGAAATTCATGAAGGTAAACACCAGCCTTTGATTAGCAAAGAGCTGTTTGATAAAGTTCAGGCACTACTTGTGAGCAAAACAACACCCAAATACAACAAACACGACTACCTTTTCAAGGGAATGATCCGCTGTGCTGAGTGCGACGGCTTAATCACCTGGGAAATGCACCGAGGGCATCATTACGGACACTGCAATCATTATCACGCCTGCACCCAGGAAGGCTGGGTTAAAGAACCAGAGGTTGAAGAACAACTACTTTCAGGCTTTGACGGATTGAAACTTAAGAATAGCCGCATAGTCGATTGGCTCAAGAAAGCGCTCAAAGAAAGCCATCAGGACGAGATCGAATACCATAACAGCACTGTCGGCGAGCTACAAGCCCGCTACGAGGCAATTCAGAAGCGGATGGATAAGTTATACGACGATAAGCTGGATGAAAAGATTACCCCAGACTTTTATGCTAGGAAATTCAAGCAATACTCAGAGGAAAAAGACGAAGTCGCCGAATCAATGAAAAGGCACTCAACCGCCAGCACAGGCTACCTGAACCTGGGCATAAACCTCTATGAACTCTCTCAAAGAGCCAGGGAAATCTATCTCCAAGCCAAAGCAAAAGACATGTTAGACGAGCAACGAGCCTTAATCAGACTGGTATTTGGCAAGTTGATACTTAATAACGGAAAACTCTCCTGGGAATACTCCAAAGCCTTCAAGATACTCTCCGAAGCGGTCAACGAGACTAATTGTTCGAAAGTGGATAAAATCGACGATTTTGAAAATGGGAAATTCGAACATCACAAAAAGACCGATGTTGCGGGGCAAAAGGGCAATTTGTTGCCCGCTCGTCCCATCTGGCTCCCCGACGTGGATTCGAACCACGAACCTTGA
- a CDS encoding GIY-YIG nuclease family protein, with product MFFVYALYNKKHDKIYIGQTEKLEERIDLHNRGIFKGSYTSRYDGEWILIYQEACKTRQDALRREKQLKSYRGRQHIKTYIPR from the coding sequence ATGTTTTTTGTCTATGCTTTATACAATAAAAAGCATGATAAGATTTACATCGGACAGACGGAAAAGCTTGAAGAGCGAATAGATTTGCACAATAGAGGCATATTCAAAGGCTCATATACAAGTAGGTATGATGGAGAATGGATATTGATCTATCAAGAAGCATGTAAAACAAGGCAAGATGCTTTGAGAAGAGAAAAACAATTAAAAAGTTATAGAGGTAGGCAGCACATTAAAACATACATTCCACGATAG
- a CDS encoding glycosyltransferase family 2 protein, protein MLLSIVIPVYNEKDNIAPLLERLVPIIEKFDFEILFVNDGSRDGTPEIIKEHAKKDKRIKLLSFNRNFGHQAALIAGYRFAKGDTVVSMDADMQDPPDIIPEMVEKWKSGAKIVYAKREKRDVDSLFKKMTAKLFYRFMNALSDRKIPEDVGDFRLMDREVVDFIASLPEHSPFLRGLVAWSGYPEEYVYFVREKRFSGETHYSFSKMLSFAMDGITSFSVKPLRMASYMGFAAATAGFIGMIYAIIGKFLLPIPWVTGWTGLFVGVMFIGGIQLITIGIIGEYISKIYLEVLNRPHFTVKEKVNL, encoded by the coding sequence ATGCTTCTCTCAATCGTTATTCCCGTTTACAACGAAAAAGACAATATTGCTCCTCTCCTTGAAAGACTTGTTCCGATAATTGAAAAGTTTGATTTTGAAATTTTATTCGTTAATGACGGATCACGTGACGGTACTCCGGAGATTATCAAAGAACATGCAAAAAAAGATAAACGAATCAAGCTTCTCTCCTTTAACCGCAATTTCGGCCATCAGGCCGCACTTATTGCCGGTTATCGATTCGCCAAAGGTGATACGGTAGTCAGTATGGATGCAGACATGCAGGATCCTCCTGATATCATTCCTGAGATGGTCGAGAAGTGGAAAAGCGGTGCAAAAATCGTTTATGCAAAGCGGGAAAAGCGTGATGTAGACAGTCTTTTTAAGAAAATGACCGCAAAGCTTTTTTACCGGTTTATGAATGCCCTGTCCGATCGGAAAATCCCGGAAGATGTCGGTGATTTCAGACTCATGGATCGCGAAGTTGTGGATTTTATTGCATCACTTCCGGAACACTCACCGTTCCTAAGAGGCCTGGTGGCCTGGAGCGGATATCCCGAAGAATATGTGTACTTTGTCCGTGAAAAGCGTTTTTCTGGAGAAACTCATTACTCCTTTTCAAAGATGCTGAGCTTTGCTATGGACGGGATCACTTCTTTTTCCGTCAAACCGCTCCGAATGGCAAGTTATATGGGATTTGCAGCGGCTACTGCCGGTTTTATCGGCATGATTTATGCCATTATCGGAAAATTTTTGTTACCGATTCCGTGGGTCACGGGTTGGACCGGACTTTTTGTCGGTGTCATGTTCATAGGAGGAATCCAGCTGATCACCATCGGGATCATCGGTGAGTATATAAGCAAAATATATCTGGAAGTTCTCAATCGTCCGCACTTCACGGTCAAGGAAAAAGTCAACTTATGA
- a CDS encoding AAA family ATPase, producing the protein MRIKKVRINNYRSVQNSGDIYLEEKVTILAGKNESGKTAILEAVEDFDKDKEIRKEAKPIFNEEAVSQVAITFTLSADEINPLLQAIGLEGKEQKSCDLTITKTFPKTYDLDGDTSKWLNGKLDGQANEIRKAIKGKASSVSLVLKKNEAVGLTLPELDFSDAAPLVKQLTDFQQQLTPLLPKIEDEAQRNTATQYMAEAVKLAQQLQTTLDLERKFTDALVKSTPNFIYFDSFENLLPFQIPLAEAKKNKAVLNFAKISEIDLDLLLNAERTRQQNINYLSRKSTTITGDFLDFWNQDKVELEAMLDGDNLVFGFVEEGKSEKFSMQQRSKGFQWFLSFYIQLKLHYESGTQNYLLVDEPGLYLHAKAQRDVLSVLEDRSAKMPVIFSTHSPYLLDPDKLDRVRLVFRGREDGTTVESKIHKVSDKETLTPILTAIGLEITSGITNPDKLNNVVVEGPSDWYYLTAFKTILDDGQLNFIYGGGSGNMPKVGTILHGWGCKVLYLYDSDQGKKDGEKNLTKRWLVEKAQIKAVSDSDGVRIEDLFTQEDFINHVIEDSSKTYKSSNSEYVTKAKADKVLLAKKFLSRATEVKDKLSKDTKENFKKVFDVLIKEFSGEEKAKA; encoded by the coding sequence ATGAGAATTAAAAAGGTTCGGATCAATAACTATCGTTCAGTCCAGAATTCTGGAGATATCTATCTTGAGGAAAAGGTTACTATACTTGCTGGGAAAAATGAGTCGGGGAAAACTGCGATATTAGAGGCGGTTGAAGATTTTGATAAAGACAAGGAAATTAGAAAAGAGGCTAAACCTATTTTTAATGAGGAGGCCGTATCACAGGTCGCAATTACCTTTACATTATCAGCAGATGAGATAAACCCTTTACTGCAGGCAATCGGACTAGAAGGTAAAGAGCAAAAATCTTGTGACCTTACGATTACTAAGACATTTCCTAAAACCTATGACCTCGATGGTGACACATCTAAGTGGCTAAATGGAAAATTAGATGGGCAAGCTAATGAAATAAGGAAAGCCATAAAAGGAAAGGCGTCTTCTGTTTCTTTAGTTCTGAAAAAAAATGAGGCAGTTGGTTTGACTTTACCAGAGCTGGATTTTAGTGATGCAGCGCCACTAGTAAAGCAATTAACTGATTTTCAACAACAACTAACCCCGCTTTTGCCAAAGATCGAGGATGAGGCACAGAGGAATACTGCCACTCAGTATATGGCCGAAGCCGTGAAGTTAGCTCAACAACTTCAGACAACTCTTGATCTAGAGAGAAAGTTTACAGACGCGCTGGTCAAATCGACCCCAAACTTTATCTACTTTGATTCTTTTGAAAATCTTTTGCCGTTTCAAATTCCCTTAGCTGAAGCCAAGAAAAACAAGGCGGTGCTGAATTTTGCTAAAATTTCTGAGATAGACCTAGACCTCCTTCTTAACGCAGAACGAACACGACAGCAAAACATCAACTACCTGAGTCGTAAATCGACCACGATTACGGGAGATTTCTTGGATTTTTGGAATCAAGATAAGGTTGAACTTGAAGCAATGCTTGACGGAGATAATTTGGTATTTGGCTTTGTTGAAGAAGGTAAAAGTGAAAAGTTCAGCATGCAGCAACGAAGTAAGGGCTTCCAATGGTTTCTCTCTTTTTATATCCAGCTCAAGCTTCATTATGAGTCTGGCACACAAAACTACCTTTTGGTTGACGAACCTGGGCTTTATTTGCATGCTAAGGCACAAAGAGATGTTCTGAGCGTTTTAGAGGATCGTTCAGCCAAGATGCCAGTCATTTTCTCCACACATTCTCCTTACTTGCTCGATCCAGACAAATTGGATCGGGTGCGTTTAGTTTTTAGAGGACGAGAGGATGGGACGACTGTTGAATCAAAGATTCACAAAGTGTCGGACAAGGAAACCTTAACCCCTATCTTGACTGCAATAGGACTTGAAATAACGAGTGGAATTACCAATCCTGACAAGCTCAATAATGTGGTGGTTGAGGGGCCTTCCGATTGGTATTACCTGACAGCTTTTAAGACGATCTTAGACGATGGGCAGTTAAACTTTATTTACGGTGGCGGTTCAGGAAATATGCCAAAAGTGGGAACAATCCTACATGGTTGGGGTTGTAAGGTGCTATACCTTTACGATAGTGACCAGGGCAAGAAGGATGGAGAGAAAAACCTAACAAAAAGGTGGCTAGTTGAAAAAGCACAAATCAAAGCGGTTTCGGATAGCGATGGCGTGCGGATAGAAGATTTGTTTACCCAAGAGGACTTTATAAATCATGTTATAGAAGACAGCTCAAAAACTTATAAATCCAGCAACTCAGAGTATGTCACCAAAGCCAAAGCTGACAAAGTTTTATTAGCTAAAAAGTTTTTATCTAGAGCTACTGAAGTAAAAGATAAACTTTCAAAGGATACCAAAGAAAACTTCAAGAAAGTATTCGATGTTCTAATTAAAGAGTTTTCTGGTGAGGAAAAAGCGAAGGCTTAG
- a CDS encoding septum formation initiator family protein — protein sequence MQRIKRLLLYLLILFFITSLTRSLIDYGKNQQFYQDYKNEYENEKKRNVELKTQLVKSQDINEFEKIVRDKLNLHKSNEYILVIPNPTPTVLTPTPTPVPNYQQWIDVFK from the coding sequence ATGCAACGTATCAAACGCCTGCTCCTTTATTTGCTTATTTTATTCTTTATCACTTCTCTCACAAGAAGTCTCATCGATTACGGGAAAAATCAGCAGTTTTATCAGGACTACAAGAATGAATACGAAAACGAAAAAAAACGGAATGTCGAGCTGAAAACACAACTGGTAAAATCACAGGACATAAATGAATTTGAAAAAATCGTTCGCGACAAACTGAATCTTCATAAATCCAACGAGTATATTCTCGTAATCCCGAACCCGACCCCCACCGTCCTCACGCCCACTCCCACACCGGTCCCGAACTATCAGCAATGGATAGACGTCTTCAAGTGA